A single region of the Lycium barbarum isolate Lr01 chromosome 2, ASM1917538v2, whole genome shotgun sequence genome encodes:
- the LOC132628890 gene encoding uncharacterized protein LOC132628890: MAERFEAFNTGMRLVHEQNDSKGKVVRKNIVANLGNTLSLLPNTTSTSSNVSLAISPHLNPTYTIPQMPSTYTPDQVAIIPNPQFSIATTQFEKSKENELAISPYRRPGKEIKSLCHEDLGKELHNLRKVINEELCSRNFQILKYEDLCVHPNAELPSGYKIPKFNTFNGKGDPVAHLKDYCSRLIGIGHIEAIRMRLFIQSLSGSALYWYTKQDFSKWLTWEDMARGFIKQFEFNTGGDPHIADLLRIKKTPHESFQEYAIRWRLEASKIHPPLSERELISTFIQIQEDLYYDKLLGACAHNFSDLIRIGRELENAIQEGRITDSSATQAVHQTFQAEVLGNLQSEMKENQFASTTMHQAQCHKSHQIFQSYATMQCPRQQNSQQGYQRRFHQAQSSSQHKKKRKSFCVTTLNEPLANIFKRLSSKGILQPKKGFIPKHPPPNFDLSKSCAYHSNIQGHDIEECPALRFKIQSMIESGKIKLQLEPSADNIANTKTTVVKVDPSKLAPRHLKRKRATSQAD, translated from the coding sequence ATGGCAGAGAGATTTGAAGCTTTCAACACTGGTATGCGTTTGGTGCATGAACAAAACGATAGCAAGGGAAAGGTGGTTCGAAAAAATATTGTAGCCAATCTGGGAAATACCttaagccttcttcctaacacaacctCAACTTCCAGCAACGTTTCCTTAGCCATTTCGCCTCACTTAAATCCTACCTATACCATTCCACAAATGCCTTCGACCTACACTCCCGATCAAGTAGCGATAATTCCTAATCCTCAATTTTCCATAGCCACCACTCAATTCGAGAAAAGTAAGGAAAACGAACTGGCGATATCCCCATACAGGAGGCCTGGAAAGGAAATCAAGTCGCTTTGCCACGAAGATTTGGGAAAAGAACTCCACAATTTGAGGAAAGTCATTAATGAAGAGTTATGTTCGagaaatttccagattttgaagTATGAAGATTTATGTGTGCATCCAAACGCTGAGCTTCCGTCAGGGTACAAAATACCTAAGTTTAACACTTTCAATGGGAAGGGAGATCCCGTTGCTCATTTAAAGGACTATTGCAGCAGATTAATTGGTATTGGACATATTGAAGCCATACGAATGAGATTGTTCATTCAAAGTTTATCAGGATCAGCACTCTATTGGTACACTAAACAAGATTTTAGCAAATGGCTTACGTGGGAAGATATGGCCCGCGGATTTATAAAGCAATTCGAGTTTAACACTGGAGGCGATCCGCACATAGCTGATCTGCTTAGAATAAAGAAAACGCCACATGAGTCTTTCCAAGAATATGCCATACGATGGAGGttagaagcttcaaaaatacatccTCCATTATCCGAGAGGGAATTGATCTCAACCTTCATCCAGATTCAGGAAGACTTATATTATGATAAGTTGCTCGGAGCTTGTGCACACAACTTCTCTGATTTGATTAGGATTGGTAGAGAACTAGAAAATGCCATTCAAGAAGGGAGAATTACAGATAGCTCAGCAACACAAGCCGTTCACCAAACCTTCCAAGCGGAGGTACTAGGAAATCTGCAAAGTGAAATGAAGGAAAACCAATTTGCTTCCACGACTATGCATCAAGCGCAATGCCATAAAAGTCACCAAATTTTTCAATCTTATGCCACCATGCAATGTCCTCGTCAGCAAAACTCCCAGCAAGGCTACCAACGACGGTTTCACCAAGCACAATCAAGCTCTCAAcataaaaagaagaggaaatctTTTTGCGTCACTACTCTAAATGAACCATTGGCAAACATATTTAAGAGGTTGAGTTCTAAGGGTATTCTACAACCAAAGAAGGGATTTATACCTAAGCATCCACCGCCAAACTTTGATTTATCTAAGAGTTGTGCTTATCACTCAAACATCCAAGgacatgacattgaagaatgtccaGCACTAAGATTTAAGATTCAAAGCATGATTGAAAGTGGCAAGATAAAGCTGCAGCTAGAGCCTTCAGCCGATAATATTGCAAACACAAAGACAACTGTTGTTAAGGTTGATCCATCGAAACTGGCACCAAGGCATTTGAAAAGAAAGCGTGCAACAAGTCAAGCCGACTGA